Sequence from the Acidobacteriota bacterium genome:
GAGTCAAACAGCGCCCCGGACTGAAACACCATCGTTACTTTTTTGCGGATGCGCTGCAACTCGCTCTCCGCATAGTCCGTGATGTCTTCGCCGGCCACCCAGATGCGTCCCGCATCCGGCTTCAGAAATCCCATGATGTGTTGCAGCGAGACCGACTTTCCCACGCCGCTGCGGCCCATGATGGCCAGCGTCTCGCCGGGGTCCACAAAGAAACTCACATCCCTCAGAACCTCACGGTCCCCAAAGGCCTTCGACACATGCTGGAAATCAATGTAATGGTCCATGTGGAAATTTCCGTCGATACGCAACAATCCTAACATGGGGCGTAACACGGTCGAAAGCTCCGGCCATTCTGGACATTGGCGGCGGCATCCACTATTCTGAGTTTGGCATGGCCTTCCGCTCATACGGCTCTACGATCAGTCTGGGATTTGGCGGCGGCACCACGCCCGCCGTGAAGAAGCTGCTCATCGCCAACGTGGCGGCCTTTGTTGCGGCGACGCTCTTGCAGGCTGCGGGGCTGGGCATGCCGGTGCGCGTGCTGATGCTGACGCCCTACTCGGTAACGCACTCCTTCGCGCTGTGGCAGCCGGTTACTTATCTATTTCTGCACGGCGGCTTCTTCCATATTCTGTTCAATATGCTCACGCTGTGGATGTTCGGTTGCGACCTGGAGCGCCAGTGGGGAACGCGCCGATTCCTCACCTTTTATTTCCTTACTGGCATCGGCGCGGGATTGTGCGTCGTGCTGGTGAACCCGAATTCGCTGGTGGCCACGCTGGGCGCTTCCGGCGCCATCTACGGAATCCTTCTCGCGTTCGGCCTGCTCTACCCAGACCGCAGGATTCTTTTCTTCATGATTTTTCCCATCCCCGCGAAATATTTCGTGATGATCCTCGGCGGCATCGCATTTCTCTCCGCGCTGTCGATGCCGGGCGACACGGTGAGCCATGTCGCGCATCTCGGCGGCCTGGTCATCGGATTCATTTACCTGCGCGGCCGGGGACGCTGGTTCAACTGGCGCAACGAATACTACCGTTGGCGCCGCCAACGTTTGCAGCGCAAATTCAAAGTTTATCAAGGGAAAAAAGACCACGAAGAAGGCCGCCCAGACCGCTGGGTGAATTAGTCAGGTTTGGTAGCCACGGTGAGTGCTTTTCTCGCCGTGGGTTCTTGCGTTCCAGCGCGGGAGGGAAAGCCCACTGCGAGAAAAGCACTCACCGTGGCTACCAAACCACGGCCAATCCCCGAATGCTATAATCAGCCGATATGAGCGACGATCAAAAAACAACCGCCGATGATCCAGAGATCGAGCGGCAACTCGACTATCTGCGCAAGGGCACGGCGGAGATTATCCGCGAAGAGGAGTTGCGCCAGAAACTGATCGCCGCGCGCGACAAAAAAACTCCGCTGCGCGTGAAGGCCGGATTCGATCCCACCGCGCCCGATCTGCATCTCGGCCACACCGTGCTGCTGCGCAAGCTTAAACACTTTCAGGACCTCGGCCACACGGTGATCTTCCTGATTGGCGATTTCACCGGACGCATCGGCGACCCCACGGGCCGCAACGCCACTCGTCCCCCGCTCAGCGAAGCCGACGTGGCCTCGAACGCCGAGACGTATAAAGAACAGGTGTTCAAGATACTGGACCCGGAGAAAACCGTCGTCGAGTTCAACAGCAAGTGGCTGGGCACCTTCTCAACCGCCGACTTCGTCAAACTCTGCTCGAATTACACCATAGCGCGGCTGCTGGAGCGCGATGATTTTTCCAAGCGCTATCAGGGCGGACATCCGATCAGCGTACACGAACTGCTGTATCCGCTCTTTCAAGGTTACGATTCGGTGGCACTGCGCGCCGACGTGGAGATGGGCGGGACGGATCAGAAATTCAACCTGCTCGTGGGCCGCGATTTGCAGCGGGAGTACGGCCAGCCGTCGCAGGTCGTAATGACCATGCCGATCCTCGAAGGCACCGACGGCGTGAACAAGATGAGCAAGTCGCTCGGCAACTGGATCGGAGTGAAAGAAGCGCCGCCGGAGATGTTCGGCAAGCTGATGTCCATCTCCGACGAAATGATGTACCGCTACTACGAGCTGCTCACCGACATGAGCGCCGCCGAGATCGCCGCGCTGCGCGCTCAAGTGGCCGCAGGCGCTCTGCATCCCATGGAGACGAAAATTGCGCTGGCCAAACGCATTATCACAGACTTCCATTCGAGCGACGCGGCGCAGCAGGCCGAAGATGGCTTCCGCCGAGTCTTCCAGAATCGTGAGCAGCCAAAGGAGGTCGAGACCATAGTGCTCTCGGCACGAGCTGAAAAACTGAATCGTCTCCTGGCCTCCGCCGGACTAGCGGAATCTGTCAGCGAGGCCACGCGCAAGGTGAAGGAAGGCGCGGTAACGGTTAACGGCGAGAAGTGCCGGGACCCGCAGCAGACTTTTCAGGTCGCCAGCGGAAGTGATTTACTGTTGCGCGTCGGCAGGCAATTTAAGAAAGTTGTCGCCGGGAATTAACAGAGCCGCCACCGTGAGGGAGCGGGGGTTGCACTCTCGCCATGAATACGCCGTTGTCGGAACGCGGGGAACGGAATCAAAAGCAAACCCCAACCCCCGCTCTCTGAGGTCGCGGCTCTGTTAGGGCGGCCAGTGATCTTATGTCCAACGAATCCATTCGTGTGAAGCTGGTGAGTGAGGCGGCGGAGTATGTGTCCATCACGCCCATCATTCATCGCGATTACACGCTACACGAGCTGATCGGCGCGATGCTGCCCGTGGTGGGCCGCGACGCCGAGCGCATCCGCCAGATTCTGCGTGTGGGCGGGCTTTCCAATGGGGAATACCGCTTTCGCTGGGAAGGCCGCGAAGAGGATGCGGCGCAGATTGAGAACGTGTTGGCTGGATATCCCCGCGCCGAGCCGCAGCGTCCCTTCGACGCGGGGAAGTGTGTCGCGATACGCTTCAGCCGAGGCGTGGAAGTGCTCTCGCTGCCGCGCGAGACGGCGGAGCGCAAGGGCCTGTTTGCGGCGAAGAGTTTCTGGGATGAGTTGTTGCGATTTGCAGGGAGTGGCCTGCGCTACGCTGATTACTCCTACGCCGACCAGGCCGATGTTTATGTGCTCGAGTTGGATGTATCTTCCCACGAAGCCTTCCGTGCTCTGCTGCCGCTGATGAAGCCCAAGTCCGCCGGTGAGCGCCTGGAACGCCTCCGCCCCGAGAAAATTGAGTTGCTGACTCGCCGCTAGACAACGCGTGACAGTGCCGCGACCGTGAGCGAGCGGGCCATTGGAAAACCCACGCCCCGGTTGCCGTTGCTTCCCCCATGAACGAGCAATACGTTATTGTGGAATTCAAACTTCGCCGTCCGGGGCATTGTGTTCCATCGGCCCGCTTGCTAACGCGCGCGGCACTGTCACGGCTTCAGATACGGTGTGATGCAGCCGTCGTGAATGGCTTTGAGAGCGGCGGCGCGGTCGGCGGTG
This genomic interval carries:
- a CDS encoding rhomboid family intramembrane serine protease, with translation MAFRSYGSTISLGFGGGTTPAVKKLLIANVAAFVAATLLQAAGLGMPVRVLMLTPYSVTHSFALWQPVTYLFLHGGFFHILFNMLTLWMFGCDLERQWGTRRFLTFYFLTGIGAGLCVVLVNPNSLVATLGASGAIYGILLAFGLLYPDRRILFFMIFPIPAKYFVMILGGIAFLSALSMPGDTVSHVAHLGGLVIGFIYLRGRGRWFNWRNEYYRWRRQRLQRKFKVYQGKKDHEEGRPDRWVN
- a CDS encoding tyrosine--tRNA ligase, which gives rise to MSDDQKTTADDPEIERQLDYLRKGTAEIIREEELRQKLIAARDKKTPLRVKAGFDPTAPDLHLGHTVLLRKLKHFQDLGHTVIFLIGDFTGRIGDPTGRNATRPPLSEADVASNAETYKEQVFKILDPEKTVVEFNSKWLGTFSTADFVKLCSNYTIARLLERDDFSKRYQGGHPISVHELLYPLFQGYDSVALRADVEMGGTDQKFNLLVGRDLQREYGQPSQVVMTMPILEGTDGVNKMSKSLGNWIGVKEAPPEMFGKLMSISDEMMYRYYELLTDMSAAEIAALRAQVAAGALHPMETKIALAKRIITDFHSSDAAQQAEDGFRRVFQNREQPKEVETIVLSARAEKLNRLLASAGLAESVSEATRKVKEGAVTVNGEKCRDPQQTFQVASGSDLLLRVGRQFKKVVAGN